A stretch of Castanea sativa cultivar Marrone di Chiusa Pesio chromosome 2, ASM4071231v1 DNA encodes these proteins:
- the LOC142625577 gene encoding uncharacterized protein LOC142625577, with protein MNGSASAMELDQPQEEEDRFLAFVDYARSVLSLEAEEEDRDQDPNGNGSQTSGPGWSWIAIRILKTCVAYSSGVTTAILLSDLSQAWNEQHRARAPRKRPECINQLKKKHRRTKLPNTVTIDSIYERNFLSLGGVLEVVIVNAFSLPGTNIYMLTLGDFWSSNTIDLYLHRRYYDLVDPQNGILKKGREIFLTGCYLRTATEGSGCPRLLPTEYLVILLDEDEDDDAMLLGAQFCSDSFSSISLDAVNKGVSFSLYARIESIGSLEIQGRLNTLQGKQITLVDNDGVKLKFLLWGEQVILANLCSVGSMLALDRPYIASSIESSIETSDEFCLEYGSATQLYLVPFIQHEEQVCVALTQNRNQGPRLLNTLDSSQEPKVSQVSLPCDSLGSIDFRDYPFQSFVIDLRDKMTGISLYGVVTDIIKEKNAEEAIFSLRIEDTTGVIWAKLHFAKSWSLGRVNLGHTVYISGLTCSMSKRNCLEALWLENNVGSSFFNLSCLPALLNSSCLHKSSSLCDLSNQTSSTQICRVWLDQVANCHVNTKYSHTLCGQFVNKAPSGVMVCSFCHYNCDAEVTRTFHLKITLADESAKVFAWCTGQTAAELLQISPDEFYELPEEEQVMYPSSLENERFMVALVNCKKQGYGVSGGLIQENDDVSWEITRALKFE; from the exons atgaatgGGTCAGCCTCAGCTATGGAATTAGATCAACCACAAGAAGAGGAAGATCGTTTCCTTGCGTTCGTCGATTACGCGAGGTCTGTGCTCTCGCTTGAAGccgaagaagaagatagagatCAAGATCCGAATGGAAACGGATCCCAGACCTCCGGGCCTGGGTGGAGCTGGATCGCTATTCGGATCCTCAAGACTTGCGTTGCCTATTCCAGTGGCGTCACCACCGCGATTCTACTCTCTGATCTCTCTCAG GCATGGAATGAGCAACACAGGGCGAGGGCTCCGAGGAAAAGGCCAGAATGTATaaatcaattgaaaaagaaacatagGAGAACAAAGCTTCCAAACACCGTTACAATTGACTCTATATATGAGAGAAATTTTCTGTCCTTAGGTGGTGTATTGGAAGTTGTGATTGTCAATGCCTTCTCTCTCCCAG GTACAAATATCTACATGCTTACTTTGGGGGATTTTTGGAGCTCCAATACCATTGATCTTTATCTCCACCGAAG ATACTATGATTTAGTGGATCCTCAGAATGGGATTCTGAAGAAAGGAAGGGAGATTTTCCTCACAGGATGCTATCTTCGGACTGCTACTGAAGGATCTGGTTGTCCTCGACTTTTGCCAACAGAATATCTGGTGATATTGTTAGATGAG GATGAAGATGACGATGCAATGCTGCTAGGAGCTCAGTTTTGTTCAGATTCTTTCTCTTCCATTTCACTTGATGCAGTCAACAAAGGGGTTTCCTTTTCATTGTATGCTAG GATTGAATCTATTGGGTCACTGGAAATTCAGGGAAGGTTAAATACCTTACAGGGGAAACAAATTACTCTTGTTGATAATGATGGTGTCAAGTTAAAGTTTCTACTCTGGGGTGAGCAGGTTATTCTTGCTAATCTTTGCAG TGTTGGAAGCATGCTTGCATTGGATAGACCATATATTGCTAGTTCCATAGAGAGTTCCATTGAAACAAGTGATGAGTTTTGCCTTGAATACGGCAGTGCAACACAATTATATTTGGTGCCTTTCATTCAACATGAGGAACAA GTGTGTGTAGCATTGACACAAAATCGGAACCAAGGACCTCGGCTGCTGAATACATTAGATTCTAGTCAGGAACCTAAAGTTTCTCAAGTTTCCTTGCCATGTGATTCACTGGGTTCCATTGACTTCAGGGATTATCCTTTTCAA TCGTTTGTAATAGACCTTCGTGACAAGATGACTGGAATCAGCCTATATGGTGTTGTTACAgatattattaaagaaaaaaatgccGAAGAAGCTATTTTCTCACTGAGAATTGAAGATACCACTGGAGTAATATGGGCAAAGCTACATTTTGCAAAATCTTG GTCACTGGGAAGAGTAAACCTTGGTCACACAGTGTATATTTCTGGTTTGACATGCTCCATGTCCAAGCGAAATTG CCTGGAAGCATTATGGTTGGAGAATAATGTTGGATCTTCTTTCTTCAATCTCAGTTGCTTGCCCGCATTGCTAAACTCTTCTTGTCTTCATAAATCGTCAAGCCTTTGTGATCTATCCAACCAGACTAGCAGTACACAG ATATGTCGAGTTTGGCTTGATCAAGTTGCAAATTGTCATGTTAATACGAAATATTCACATACTCTCTGCGGTCAATTTGTTAACAAGGCACCAAGTGGGGTTATGGTATGCAGCTTCTGTCATTACAATTGTGATGCTGAAGTTACGCGCACTTTCCACCTGAAAATCACACTTGCAGATGAGAGTGCGAAAGTTTTTGCATGGTGTACTGGTCAAACAGCTGCAGAGTTGCTGCAAATATCACCTGATGAATTCTATGAACTACCTGAG GAAGAACAGGTGATGTATCCTTCTTCGCTAGAGAATGAGAGGTTTATGGTTGCATTAGTTAATTGCAAGAAGCAGGGTTATGGAGTCAGTGGTGGTCTTATCCAAGAAA
- the LOC142623498 gene encoding peptidyl-prolyl cis-trans isomerase CYP21-4, with product MARIKPQALLLQSKKKKGPTRIGVSTIVLCNLVVALIVLSLMATYRHWYKRVGANSVRSMDQTEDGKSTFEGTDVRMFADLKKFDLPGYAILNTSKGYITIELYKESSPEIVDRFLDLCQKGYFKGMPFNHVIKNYVIQGGEYQGLGAAEELISHAKLHLQLGTSPKHEAFMLGTSKTRLDSKGFDLFITTAPIPDMNDKLTVFGRVIKGEDVVQEIEEVDTDEHYRPKSSVGIINVALKREI from the exons ATGGCTAGGATAAAACCTCAGGCTCTGCTACTCCAaagcaaaaagaagaaggggCCTACTCGTATCGGTGTCAGCACAATAGTATTATGCAACTTAGTTGTTGCTTTGATTGTATTGTCCTTAATGGCAACTTATCGGCACTGGTATAAAAG AGTTGGTGCTAATTCGGTGAGGTCAATGGACCAAACAGAGGATGGGAAGTCAACTTTTGAG GGCACTGACGTTCGTATGTTTGCAGATTTGAAGAAGTTTGATCTTCCTGGTTATGCT ATTTTGAATACATCAAAAGGTTATATTACGATAGAACTTTACAAGGAAAGCTCCCCTGAGATTGTTGACAGATTCCTTGACTTATG CCAAAAAGGGTACTTCAAAGGGATGCCTTTTAATCATGTGATCAAGAACTATGTGATTCAAGGAGGTGAATACCAGGGGCTCGGTGCTGCTGAAGAGTTGATATCACATGCAAAGCTCCATCTTCAACTCGGCACAAG TCCAAAACATGAGGCATTTATGCTGGGAACTTCAAAAACTAGGCTAGATAGCAAAGGGTTTGATCTTTTCATTACAACTGCACCAATACCGGATATGAATGATAAACTTACAGTGTTTGGACGGGTCATCAAGGGAGAAGATGTGGTGCAG GAAATTGAAGAGGTGGATACTGATGAACACTACCGGCCTAAATCTTCTGTAGGAATTATCAATGTTGCTCTGAAACGTGAAATTTGA